In the Propionispora hippei DSM 15287 genome, one interval contains:
- a CDS encoding undecaprenyl-diphosphate phosphatase: MTETMIAIILGIVEGMTEFLPVSSTGHMILVGNMLHFEGEFASVFEVFIQLGAILSILFLYRDKFMRMIKPGRLNIHRSGLTLSHVAAGIVPVMIIGYLLHKPIKEYLFSPATVIIGLIAGSVLMLVAEKVAKRPVARSVENITVRQAFWVGLFQVLALWPGFSRSGSTLSGGLFFGLSRTAAADFSFIIAVPLMMVACFYDLLKVISHLSVDNLHMLAIGFVIAFVVAYGSVVWFLKFLNKSTLASFAYYRFILAAVSYYYFFMN; the protein is encoded by the coding sequence GTGACGGAGACGATGATTGCCATTATACTTGGCATTGTGGAAGGCATGACGGAGTTTTTACCTGTTTCGTCGACAGGACATATGATCTTGGTGGGCAATATGCTGCATTTTGAAGGCGAATTTGCCAGCGTATTTGAGGTGTTTATTCAACTGGGCGCCATACTGTCTATCTTGTTTCTATATCGTGACAAATTTATGCGCATGATCAAGCCGGGGCGGCTTAACATACACCGCAGCGGCCTGACGCTGTCCCATGTGGCGGCCGGGATTGTGCCGGTCATGATTATCGGCTATTTGCTGCATAAACCGATTAAGGAATACCTGTTTTCGCCGGCGACGGTGATTATCGGCCTGATAGCCGGGTCTGTTTTGATGCTGGTGGCGGAAAAGGTGGCAAAAAGACCGGTGGCCCGCAGTGTGGAAAATATCACTGTCAGGCAGGCTTTTTGGGTAGGCCTGTTCCAGGTGCTGGCCCTGTGGCCGGGATTTTCCCGTTCCGGGTCGACGCTTTCGGGCGGTTTGTTTTTTGGTTTAAGCCGGACGGCGGCAGCCGATTTTTCTTTCATCATTGCGGTCCCGTTAATGATGGTAGCCTGTTTCTATGATTTGCTGAAAGTGATTAGCCATTTGAGTGTTGATAATCTGCACATGCTGGCCATTGGCTTTGTAATAGCCTTTGTTGTAGCTTACGGTTCGGTGGTTTGGTTCTTAAAGTTCCTGAACAAATCAACCCTGGCTTCCTTTGCCTATTACCGCTTTATCCTGGCGGCCGTTTCGTACTATTACTTTTTTATGAATTAG
- a CDS encoding NYN domain-containing protein: MKHIPKDKLLVDGYNVINDWQELVAIKDNLEYARDKLIESLSGYGVFKDCRITVVFDAHAVADGEGCQQIINDFVDVVFTKEGETADSYIEKMAYFFMRQTGGGRVYVVTSDWAEQMQILGSGAYRISARELRSYVRAAEKSMKQGFSEHVLNYRRQELSDRLNGDVAKRLDELRRGGRKR, from the coding sequence ATGAAACATATTCCTAAAGACAAATTACTGGTTGATGGGTATAATGTTATCAATGACTGGCAAGAGCTTGTGGCAATAAAGGACAATCTGGAATATGCGCGGGACAAACTAATCGAGAGCTTGTCAGGCTATGGTGTTTTTAAAGATTGCAGGATTACGGTCGTTTTTGATGCCCATGCGGTGGCGGACGGTGAAGGCTGTCAGCAGATAATCAACGATTTCGTCGATGTGGTGTTTACCAAAGAAGGCGAAACGGCGGACAGCTATATCGAGAAAATGGCCTATTTCTTTATGCGCCAAACCGGTGGCGGGCGGGTTTATGTGGTGACTTCCGACTGGGCCGAACAAATGCAGATTCTGGGCTCGGGAGCATATCGCATTTCGGCCCGGGAGCTAAGGAGCTATGTGCGGGCCGCAGAAAAAAGCATGAAGCAGGGGTTTTCGGAGCATGTCCTGAACTATCGCCGGCAGGAACTTTCTGACCGGTTGAATGGTGATGTGGCAAAAAGGCTGGATGAGTTGCGGCGGGGTGGGAGAAAACGTTGA
- the sigH gene encoding RNA polymerase sporulation sigma factor SigH, protein MRASTQYDLYSCFENMTDEEIVIDAKDNDNAVALDYLINKYRNFVRAKARSYFLIGADREDIIQEGMIGLYKAIRDFRNDKLSSFRAFAELCVTRQIITAIKTATRQKHIPLNSYVSLNKPIYDEDSDRTLLDVLSGSKISDPEELVISREEFIDIEEKMGEILSDLEWKVLMSYLDGKSYQEIAVELERHVKSIDNALQRVKRKLERYLDHRSEECDAGGNAYKALTGLDKDAALFQDCSEEIDD, encoded by the coding sequence ATGCGGGCTAGTACTCAATACGATTTATACAGTTGTTTTGAAAATATGACTGATGAAGAAATCGTAATTGATGCCAAGGATAATGACAATGCAGTAGCTCTGGACTACTTGATTAATAAATACCGCAACTTCGTTCGCGCGAAGGCCAGGTCTTATTTTTTAATTGGTGCTGACAGAGAGGATATTATTCAGGAAGGCATGATCGGTCTCTATAAGGCGATTCGGGACTTTCGCAATGATAAGCTTTCCTCTTTCCGGGCGTTTGCCGAGTTGTGCGTAACGCGCCAGATTATTACTGCCATTAAAACTGCCACCAGGCAGAAGCATATTCCTTTGAATTCTTACGTTTCTCTGAACAAGCCGATTTATGATGAGGACTCTGACCGGACGCTGCTGGATGTGCTGTCGGGTTCCAAGATATCCGATCCGGAGGAACTGGTAATCAGTCGGGAAGAGTTCATTGATATCGAAGAGAAAATGGGCGAAATTCTCAGCGATTTGGAATGGAAGGTCTTAATGTCCTATTTAGATGGCAAGTCGTACCAGGAAATCGCCGTGGAATTGGAACGCCACGTGAAATCCATCGACAATGCCTTGCAGCGGGTTAAGCGCAAGCTGGAACGTTATCTGGATCATCGCAGCGAGGAATGCGATGCCGGGGGCAACGCCTATAAGGCTTTAACCGGCCTGGATAAGGATGCCGCCCTGTTCCAGGACTGTAGCGAAGAAATTGATGATTAA
- a CDS encoding DUF421 domain-containing protein: protein MDVLGITVFRVIAVFALFLAVWLLTGRNHLGEATPAELVGLIIFGTVAGAAILSPQNDFSDRLVVLTAVGLMQCGTAKLVKCLRGWRAKPLPPLVIIEQGQPIRANLAKTRLSVKNLLALLRAQGIFHLKEVQLAVWESQGGLSILKAMEGLSEKGMVGTGDVAVPVIVEGELQEKVLENLGFTPEDIVAFKSRHKEELKAIMVAYMNKSRQLWIVRDKPEADTVL, encoded by the coding sequence GTGGATGTGCTGGGCATAACTGTCTTTAGAGTGATTGCAGTTTTTGCGCTGTTTTTAGCAGTCTGGTTGTTGACAGGACGTAACCACCTCGGTGAAGCCACCCCTGCGGAACTGGTGGGATTGATTATTTTTGGTACGGTGGCCGGTGCGGCAATCCTTAGTCCCCAAAATGACTTTTCTGACAGGCTGGTCGTTTTGACGGCAGTAGGTCTTATGCAGTGCGGAACGGCTAAATTGGTAAAGTGCCTGCGGGGCTGGCGGGCTAAGCCGTTGCCGCCGCTGGTGATCATAGAACAGGGGCAACCCATCCGGGCTAATTTGGCTAAAACGCGATTATCGGTAAAAAATCTGCTGGCTCTGTTGCGAGCGCAAGGAATCTTTCACCTAAAGGAAGTACAGTTAGCTGTTTGGGAATCCCAGGGAGGGCTCAGTATTCTAAAGGCGATGGAGGGTTTATCTGAAAAAGGAATGGTGGGCACCGGTGACGTGGCGGTGCCAGTCATTGTCGAGGGAGAGCTTCAGGAAAAAGTGCTGGAAAACCTGGGGTTTACACCGGAAGATATTGTGGCGTTTAAAAGCCGGCATAAAGAAGAGCTAAAGGCGATTATGGTGGCTTATATGAATAAGAGCAGACAACTCTGGATTGTCCGGGATAAACCGGAGGCGGATACCGTGCTTTGA
- the pfp gene encoding diphosphate--fructose-6-phosphate 1-phosphotransferase has protein sequence MSKNTVAILCGGGPAPGMNGVISGVTIAARNNGWDVIGVYEGFSHLAKGEKKVTSLTVDDVSKIHLQGGSIIHTARFNPTKNEEHLKTAISTLRELGVTHLVTIGGDDTAYSASTVASYAKKNMGIDFSVVHVPKTIDNDLPLPEGVPTFGFETARQVGADIATNILEDAKTAQRWFIGIAMGRTAGHLPLGIGKSAAAQVTIIPEDFTDAKVHLSTVVDIIAGSVIKRLADGKGFGLAVVAEGIIEKIPEEDLSAVEGLERDEHGHIRYAEINFGELLKKAVIKRLAELGIKMNFVTKDIGYETRCASPNAFDIEYTRDLGYSAVEFLKNGGADAIITVVNGEAKPLPFSEMLDPVTKKTAVRFVNVNSVKYKIARAMMTLLTAEDFKAGKVEKLAAVTNLSVDEFTKQFNK, from the coding sequence ATGTCGAAAAATACGGTAGCAATTCTTTGCGGCGGCGGTCCGGCACCTGGTATGAATGGAGTTATCAGCGGTGTTACCATTGCGGCAAGAAATAATGGTTGGGATGTAATCGGGGTTTATGAGGGTTTCTCTCATTTAGCCAAAGGCGAGAAGAAAGTGACCTCCCTGACAGTTGACGATGTAAGCAAAATTCATTTGCAGGGTGGCAGTATTATACATACGGCGCGCTTTAATCCTACGAAAAATGAAGAACATCTTAAAACCGCGATCAGCACGCTGCGGGAATTGGGTGTAACCCACCTGGTAACCATTGGTGGCGATGATACGGCGTATTCGGCCTCTACGGTGGCTTCTTATGCCAAGAAAAATATGGGAATTGACTTCAGCGTAGTACATGTGCCAAAAACCATTGATAACGACCTGCCGTTACCGGAAGGTGTTCCTACTTTCGGCTTTGAAACCGCCCGTCAGGTTGGTGCAGATATCGCTACCAATATCCTGGAAGATGCTAAAACAGCACAACGCTGGTTTATCGGCATTGCCATGGGACGTACGGCAGGCCACTTGCCGTTGGGTATCGGCAAGAGCGCTGCAGCCCAGGTTACTATTATTCCAGAAGACTTTACGGATGCCAAGGTTCATTTGAGCACTGTTGTGGATATCATTGCCGGTTCGGTAATCAAACGTCTGGCTGACGGCAAAGGCTTCGGTTTGGCAGTTGTCGCCGAGGGCATTATCGAAAAAATTCCGGAAGAAGACTTAAGTGCAGTGGAAGGGCTGGAAAGAGACGAACATGGCCACATTCGTTATGCTGAAATCAACTTCGGTGAATTGCTGAAAAAGGCAGTGATCAAACGGTTGGCCGAACTGGGTATTAAAATGAATTTTGTAACTAAAGACATCGGTTATGAAACCCGCTGCGCTTCGCCGAACGCTTTTGATATCGAATACACCCGTGACCTTGGTTATTCGGCTGTGGAATTCCTGAAAAACGGTGGGGCCGACGCGATCATTACCGTGGTTAACGGCGAAGCTAAACCGCTGCCGTTCAGTGAAATGCTGGATCCGGTAACTAAGAAAACAGCAGTCCGCTTCGTGAATGTAAATTCGGTAAAATACAAAATTGCCAGAGCGATGATGACTTTGCTGACTGCAGAAGACTTCAAAGCAGGCAAGGTAGAAAAGCTGGCAGCCGTAACCAATCTCTCGGTTGATGAGTTTACCAAACAATTTAACAAGTAA
- the rlmB gene encoding 23S rRNA (guanosine(2251)-2'-O)-methyltransferase RlmB — protein sequence MGNGKERDTTMPVTEDFVAGRNSVMEVLKGGRSVNKILVAKGERHGTVREIIGLARSKGLVIQEVEMSKLDQVAGGVRHQGVVALVPPVAYVELEDILHKAATRGEVPCLVVLDELEDPHNLGAILRTADAAGVHGVLIPKRRSCPLSGTVAKTSAGAVEYVPVARIGNVVQTLENLKKQGFWIVGADMDGERAYYQADLTGPLVVVIGSEGKGLGRLVKEACDFLVRIPMKGRINSLNASVACSLLLYEVLKQREMKET from the coding sequence ATGGGAAACGGGAAGGAGCGCGATACCACCATGCCGGTAACGGAAGATTTTGTGGCGGGAAGAAACAGCGTGATGGAAGTATTGAAAGGCGGCCGTTCAGTTAATAAAATACTGGTGGCCAAAGGGGAACGGCATGGGACGGTACGGGAGATTATCGGACTGGCTCGCAGTAAAGGCCTGGTCATTCAGGAAGTGGAGATGAGCAAACTGGATCAGGTGGCGGGCGGGGTCCGCCATCAGGGGGTTGTGGCACTGGTACCGCCGGTCGCTTATGTGGAACTGGAAGATATTCTGCATAAAGCTGCCACCCGGGGCGAGGTTCCCTGCCTTGTCGTATTGGATGAGTTGGAAGATCCGCACAATCTCGGCGCTATTTTAAGGACGGCTGACGCCGCCGGCGTGCATGGGGTGCTAATTCCTAAACGGCGGAGTTGTCCGCTGTCGGGAACGGTAGCCAAGACATCGGCCGGTGCGGTGGAATACGTGCCAGTTGCCCGGATCGGCAATGTGGTGCAAACCTTGGAGAACCTCAAAAAACAAGGCTTCTGGATTGTCGGTGCCGATATGGACGGTGAGAGGGCTTATTATCAGGCCGATTTAACCGGCCCGCTGGTTGTGGTAATCGGCAGCGAAGGAAAAGGTCTGGGCCGGTTGGTGAAAGAGGCTTGTGATTTCCTGGTGCGCATTCCGATGAAGGGACGGATCAATTCGCTAAACGCTTCGGTTGCCTGTTCCTTGCTTTTATACGAAGTTTTAAAACAACGGGAGATGAAAGAGACTTGA
- the thyA gene encoding thymidylate synthase: MTFIAMCKDILAHGFSSEGEAVRARWADGAPAHTIKKFAAVNRYDLAEEFPILTLRPTNLKAAIDEILWIWQKKSNNIKDLNSRIWDSWADETGSIGKAYGYQLAIKHQYREGEFDQVDRLLLDLKENPYSRRIIVNMYNHADLHAMHLYPCAYSMTFNVTGNRLNAILNQRSQDILVANNWNVAQYAVLVHMLAQVSGLKAGELVHVIADAHIYDRHIPLVEELINRPAYPAPKLLINRQVKSFYDFTVADFVLENYQSGQQIKNIPVAI, encoded by the coding sequence TCCTCGGAAGGGGAAGCGGTACGGGCCAGATGGGCAGACGGTGCTCCGGCCCATACGATTAAAAAATTTGCGGCGGTCAATCGCTACGATCTGGCGGAGGAATTTCCGATCCTTACGCTCAGGCCGACCAATTTAAAGGCTGCTATTGATGAAATACTGTGGATATGGCAGAAAAAATCCAATAACATCAAAGACCTGAACAGCCGCATCTGGGATAGCTGGGCTGATGAAACCGGTTCCATTGGGAAGGCCTACGGTTATCAACTGGCTATTAAGCATCAATACCGCGAAGGTGAGTTTGACCAGGTGGACCGACTTTTGCTGGATTTAAAAGAGAATCCTTACAGCCGGCGTATCATTGTCAATATGTATAACCATGCCGATTTGCATGCCATGCATTTATATCCCTGTGCCTATAGCATGACCTTCAATGTGACCGGTAACCGGCTCAATGCGATTTTGAATCAGCGCTCCCAGGATATTCTGGTGGCCAACAACTGGAATGTAGCCCAATATGCTGTGCTGGTGCATATGCTGGCTCAGGTGAGTGGTCTGAAGGCTGGTGAACTGGTGCATGTTATTGCCGACGCCCATATCTACGACCGGCATATTCCACTGGTGGAAGAGCTGATCAATCGCCCTGCTTATCCGGCGCCAAAGCTGCTGATTAACCGGCAGGTGAAGAGCTTTTATGATTTCACTGTAGCTGATTTTGTGCTGGAGAACTATCAAAGCGGTCAGCAAATCAAAAATATCCCTGTCGCTATTTAA
- a CDS encoding VanW family protein encodes MKNWRLTIVFLLIICCGIVFFAGGTSLFSSRVYAGVTVDGVSLEGCSREDVQQLLAVWRQELLQKKIKVYYGENSFDLAARQIDLDWDIAAAADEAWNYGRDGGLWTRMKKIYQAREEGYHVTLRVQYNKDKLDRYITKWRQAVEREPRNAAISVQNGTVLPQEQGMRLAVETAGPAVLKALSAVDVPAVILPVVTVPPEVTVQDVAARGIGDLWGSYITEFNEDDANRSANIILAANKINGKILEPGAVFSFNEVVGPREKEYGFKEAMELVDGELVPGVGGGICQVSSTLYNAVLLSNLTIVERYNHSKALGYVPLGRDATVVYGLLDFKFANNTGEPVLITAEIYRGRLSIGLFGREKMKEAVKIISTDKKAILPAEVRKEDQTLYLGETEVEKPGKPGYEITTLRIVESEGQEIKREVLAKDRYLPEDKIIKMGTRMPPFARAGGE; translated from the coding sequence TTGAAAAACTGGCGGTTAACGATAGTTTTCTTGCTGATTATTTGCTGTGGTATCGTTTTTTTTGCCGGAGGAACTTCGCTGTTTTCCTCCCGGGTGTATGCCGGTGTGACTGTGGATGGTGTATCATTGGAGGGCTGCAGCCGGGAGGACGTGCAGCAACTCCTGGCTGTTTGGCGTCAGGAGTTGCTGCAAAAAAAAATTAAGGTATATTATGGAGAGAATTCTTTTGATTTGGCGGCCCGGCAGATTGATCTTGACTGGGATATTGCTGCTGCTGCCGATGAGGCGTGGAATTATGGCCGAGACGGCGGGCTTTGGACCAGAATGAAAAAAATTTATCAGGCAAGAGAAGAAGGCTATCATGTTACACTGCGGGTACAGTATAATAAAGATAAGCTTGACCGCTATATAACCAAGTGGCGGCAAGCGGTGGAACGGGAACCGCGTAACGCGGCAATTAGTGTGCAAAACGGCACGGTGTTGCCGCAGGAACAGGGAATGCGGTTAGCGGTGGAGACGGCGGGACCGGCTGTGCTTAAGGCATTATCCGCTGTGGATGTGCCGGCGGTGATTTTGCCGGTCGTGACGGTGCCGCCCGAAGTCACCGTACAGGATGTTGCCGCCAGGGGGATTGGCGACCTGTGGGGAAGTTACATAACCGAGTTTAATGAGGACGATGCCAACCGGTCGGCGAACATTATTCTGGCCGCTAATAAAATAAACGGGAAAATCCTGGAGCCCGGTGCCGTTTTTTCTTTTAATGAAGTGGTTGGCCCCCGGGAAAAGGAGTATGGATTTAAAGAAGCGATGGAATTGGTCGATGGCGAACTGGTGCCCGGGGTTGGCGGGGGCATTTGCCAGGTTTCCTCTACGCTGTATAATGCGGTACTGCTTTCCAACCTGACGATAGTGGAACGGTATAATCACTCGAAGGCCTTGGGCTATGTGCCTTTGGGGCGGGACGCTACGGTGGTATATGGACTGCTTGATTTTAAATTTGCCAACAATACCGGCGAGCCGGTTTTGATTACGGCTGAAATTTATCGGGGCCGTTTGAGTATCGGCCTGTTTGGCCGGGAAAAAATGAAGGAAGCGGTCAAAATTATTTCGACCGACAAGAAGGCCATTTTACCGGCTGAGGTCAGGAAAGAAGACCAAACGCTCTATTTGGGTGAAACGGAAGTGGAAAAACCGGGAAAGCCCGGTTATGAAATCACTACCCTGCGGATTGTGGAATCCGAGGGGCAGGAAATTAAACGGGAAGTCCTGGCAAAGGATAGATATTTGCCTGAAGATAAAATTATAAAAATGGGGACACGGATGCCGCCATTTGCAAGAGCCGGTGGCGAGTGA
- a CDS encoding dihydrofolate reductase, translating into MKAIVAVDANWGIGCGGRLLQHIPEDMKFFKQTTLHKVVIMGRETFESLPGQEPLKDRINIVLSRKADFIHEKVTVCRSLPELFRAIAQYDTDDVFVIGGESVYTQLLPYCSVAFVTKIEKTYVADKFFINLDEEKNWQMVAAGESKSHQDIRFSFCTYVHDKTVAGV; encoded by the coding sequence ATGAAGGCCATTGTTGCGGTTGATGCCAACTGGGGAATTGGTTGCGGCGGAAGATTGCTGCAGCATATCCCGGAGGACATGAAGTTTTTTAAACAGACGACCTTGCATAAGGTTGTGATTATGGGCAGGGAGACTTTTGAATCGCTGCCGGGGCAGGAGCCCTTAAAGGACCGGATAAATATTGTACTGAGCAGAAAGGCGGACTTTATCCATGAGAAAGTGACCGTCTGCCGTTCGCTGCCGGAATTGTTCCGGGCCATAGCGCAGTATGATACGGATGATGTATTTGTAATCGGCGGTGAATCGGTATATACCCAATTGCTGCCTTACTGTTCGGTGGCCTTTGTCACCAAGATAGAAAAAACTTACGTGGCGGACAAGTTCTTTATTAATTTGGATGAAGAAAAAAACTGGCAGATGGTTGCTGCCGGTGAATCCAAAAGCCATCAGGACATTCGTTTTAGTTTCTGCACCTATGTGCATGACAAGACCGTTGCCGGGGTGTAA